A single genomic interval of Flavihumibacter rivuli harbors:
- a CDS encoding gluconate 2-dehydrogenase subunit 3 family protein, whose protein sequence is MDRRKSLKAIALGTISTGLLVDACKEADKKVEDSKQPDLAAGNLDRMKEEVEHFKKISAEKFFTDHEMATITILGDIIIPRDEVSGSASDAGVPAFIEFIVKDMPQHQTPMRGGLRWLDLQSYKQFGKSFKDCSESERINLVDQIAYPQKAKPEMKQGVAFFSLMRNLTATGFYTSEIGVKDIGYVGNRPNQWNGVPADVLKQYSLSYTDKELKECISFDTK, encoded by the coding sequence ATGGACAGAAGAAAATCGCTAAAAGCAATTGCACTAGGCACCATTTCAACCGGACTGTTGGTTGATGCCTGTAAAGAGGCTGACAAGAAGGTTGAGGATAGCAAGCAACCCGACCTGGCCGCAGGCAACCTCGACAGGATGAAGGAAGAAGTGGAACATTTCAAGAAGATCAGTGCCGAAAAATTCTTTACTGATCATGAAATGGCTACCATCACTATTCTTGGTGATATCATCATACCGCGCGATGAGGTCAGCGGAAGTGCCTCCGATGCTGGAGTACCCGCATTTATAGAGTTTATTGTGAAGGATATGCCCCAGCACCAAACACCCATGAGGGGTGGATTGCGCTGGCTGGACCTGCAGAGTTACAAGCAATTTGGTAAATCATTCAAGGACTGCAGTGAATCAGAACGTATCAACCTTGTAGACCAGATCGCCTATCCCCAAAAAGCCAAGCCCGAAATGAAACAAGGCGTTGCGTTCTTTTCCCTGATGCGCAACCTTACCGCAACCGGATTTTACACTTCCGAAATAGGCGTGAAGGATATCGGGTATGTTGGTAACAGGCCCAACCAATGGAATGGCGTACCGGCAGATGTATTGAAGCAATACAGCCTGTCCTATACCGATAAAGAACTAAAGGAATGTATCTCATTCGATACCAAGTAG
- a CDS encoding sugar phosphate isomerase/epimerase family protein: MTTVKGPGIFLAQFMGDEAPFNNLRSICLWAEGLGFKGVQLPTWDPRCIDLQKAAESKTYADEVKGIVEECGLSITELSTHLQGQLVAVHPAYDALFDGFAPEALRGNPAARTEWAVQQLKYAAKASQNLGLNAHATFSGSLLWHTVYPWPQRPAGLVETGFRELGRRWKPILDVFDECGIDLCYEIHPGEDLHDGISYEMFLKEVNDHPRACLLYDPSHFVLQCLDYLEYIDIYHERIRMFHVKDAEFNPTGRQGVYGGFQSWLNRAGRFRSLGDGQVDFKSIFSKLAAYDYKGWAVMEWECCLKHPEVGAAEGAIFIQDHIIKVTEKAFDDFAGTGSDEAFNKRILGI; the protein is encoded by the coding sequence ATGACTACTGTAAAAGGACCCGGAATATTCCTCGCCCAGTTCATGGGCGACGAAGCACCGTTCAATAACCTGAGATCCATTTGCCTTTGGGCTGAGGGTCTGGGTTTTAAGGGCGTCCAGCTTCCCACCTGGGACCCCAGGTGTATAGACCTGCAAAAAGCGGCTGAAAGCAAAACCTATGCAGATGAGGTAAAGGGAATTGTGGAAGAATGCGGTCTTTCGATCACAGAACTGTCCACCCACCTCCAGGGTCAGCTGGTGGCCGTTCATCCTGCTTATGATGCCTTATTCGATGGCTTTGCCCCGGAAGCATTAAGGGGCAACCCGGCTGCACGCACAGAGTGGGCAGTACAGCAACTGAAATATGCCGCCAAGGCATCCCAAAACCTGGGACTCAATGCCCATGCTACTTTCAGCGGGTCACTGCTTTGGCATACGGTTTACCCCTGGCCCCAAAGACCTGCCGGCCTGGTTGAAACAGGGTTCAGGGAATTGGGGAGGAGATGGAAGCCCATCCTTGATGTATTTGACGAATGTGGTATAGACCTTTGTTATGAGATCCATCCGGGTGAAGACCTGCATGATGGTATCTCCTATGAGATGTTCCTGAAGGAAGTAAATGACCATCCGAGGGCATGCCTTCTCTATGACCCCTCGCACTTTGTATTGCAATGCCTCGATTACCTGGAATACATTGACATCTATCATGAGCGCATCAGGATGTTCCATGTAAAGGATGCAGAATTCAATCCCACCGGAAGGCAGGGCGTATATGGAGGTTTCCAGAGCTGGTTAAACCGTGCCGGAAGGTTCCGTTCCCTTGGCGATGGCCAGGTTGATTTCAAATCCATCTTCAGCAAGCTGGCTGCATATGATTATAAAGGCTGGGCAGTGATGGAATGGGAATGCTGCCTTAAACATCCTGAAGTTGGTGCAGCAGAAGGTGCTATCTTTATACAGGATCATATCATCAAGGTAACCGAAAAGGCATTTGATGACTTTGCGGGAACAGGTTCCGATGAAGCCTTCAATAAACGTATCTTAGGTATATAA
- a CDS encoding c-type cytochrome: protein MKKLFIIAGLSTLAFACGNNAEQKEAATETKEATQPAPAPAANADADKGVTLIANSDCLTCHKVNEKSIGPSYVDVSKKYEDNDANVAMLAAKVIKGGQGVWGEVPMTPHPQLSEDDAKVMVKYILSLKNQ, encoded by the coding sequence ATGAAAAAACTATTCATTATCGCTGGATTGAGCACCCTGGCATTTGCGTGCGGCAACAATGCAGAACAAAAAGAAGCGGCAACAGAAACTAAGGAGGCCACCCAACCGGCCCCGGCCCCGGCCGCTAATGCAGATGCAGATAAAGGTGTTACCCTTATTGCCAACAGCGACTGCCTGACCTGCCATAAGGTTAATGAAAAATCAATTGGTCCATCTTATGTAGATGTTTCCAAGAAGTATGAAGATAATGACGCCAATGTAGCCATGCTCGCTGCCAAGGTTATCAAGGGTGGCCAGGGAGTTTGGGGAGAAGTACCCATGACACCACACCCCCAACTTTCTGAAGATGATGCGAAAGTGATGGTTAAATATATCCTTTCGCTCAAAAACCAATAA
- a CDS encoding 3-keto-disaccharide hydrolase, whose product MIRNFAIAALVAFTSCKSAKEVTNNALTAKESKDGWELLFNGKDLKGWHTYGKSTVGNAWQVADGVLFLDASNKQNWQTVGGGDIVTDGVYENYHLSLEWKIAANGNSGIIFNVQEDPSKYMYAWNTGPEMQVLDNNGHPDAKIIKHRAGDLYDLISCSRETVKPAGEWNKAEIIQDKGKLELRLNGVTVVSTSIGDDGWRNMIAGSKFKTMPDFGKFNSGKIALQDHGDNVWYRNIKIRKL is encoded by the coding sequence ATGATCAGGAATTTTGCGATAGCAGCCTTAGTGGCATTCACTTCCTGTAAGTCGGCAAAAGAAGTTACCAATAACGCCCTAACTGCAAAAGAGTCTAAGGACGGCTGGGAGTTGCTTTTCAATGGGAAGGACCTTAAAGGCTGGCATACCTATGGAAAATCAACCGTGGGTAATGCCTGGCAGGTAGCGGATGGGGTCCTTTTCCTCGATGCCTCCAACAAACAAAACTGGCAGACCGTTGGTGGTGGGGATATCGTTACGGACGGGGTGTATGAAAACTACCACCTTTCCCTTGAGTGGAAGATTGCCGCCAATGGCAACAGTGGCATCATCTTCAATGTTCAGGAAGACCCATCTAAATACATGTATGCCTGGAATACAGGTCCGGAAATGCAGGTATTGGATAACAACGGTCATCCTGATGCGAAGATCATCAAGCATCGCGCGGGAGACCTCTATGACCTCATCAGCTGTTCCCGGGAGACCGTTAAACCTGCTGGTGAATGGAATAAGGCAGAGATCATCCAGGACAAGGGCAAACTGGAACTCAGGTTAAATGGTGTAACAGTGGTATCTACCAGTATTGGAGATGATGGTTGGAGGAATATGATTGCCGGAAGCAAGTTTAAGACCATGCCAGATTTTGGCAAGTTCAACTCCGGGAAAATTGCCCTCCAGGACCATGGTGATAATGTCTGGTACCGAAATATCAAGATCAGGAAATTATAA
- a CDS encoding ThuA domain-containing protein yields the protein MRKIALQISFILVAAFLCLNYTDARKAPKKILVFSKTKGFRHESIPTGIEALKQLGKKQNWQVDATEDAGAFNSATLGGYDAIVLLSNTGDVWDSTQEMALQDYVRKGGGIAGVHAAADCEYDWPWYNQLIGAYFHSHPKIQEARILVNKQQKHPSTRTLPDTWTRTDEWYNFKQVSPAIKTIMTLDEHSYEGGNMKNGHPIAWYQEFEGGKVFYTALGHTRESYSEQAFLEHLEGGIRSVMK from the coding sequence ATGAGAAAAATAGCCCTTCAAATTTCATTTATCCTGGTGGCCGCATTCCTTTGCCTAAACTATACCGACGCCAGGAAGGCCCCTAAGAAGATACTGGTTTTTTCCAAGACAAAAGGTTTCAGGCATGAAAGCATCCCAACTGGGATTGAAGCCCTCAAACAGCTTGGGAAAAAACAAAATTGGCAGGTTGACGCTACAGAAGATGCAGGCGCCTTCAACTCCGCAACATTGGGTGGCTATGATGCCATTGTTCTATTAAGTAACACAGGGGATGTATGGGATTCAACCCAGGAAATGGCCTTACAAGACTATGTCAGGAAGGGCGGTGGTATTGCCGGGGTCCATGCTGCAGCTGATTGCGAGTACGATTGGCCCTGGTACAACCAGTTGATCGGCGCCTATTTCCATTCCCATCCCAAAATCCAGGAAGCAAGGATACTGGTCAACAAACAACAAAAACACCCCTCCACCCGAACACTGCCCGATACATGGACCAGGACAGACGAGTGGTATAACTTTAAGCAGGTAAGCCCCGCAATCAAGACAATTATGACATTGGATGAACACTCTTATGAGGGTGGTAATATGAAGAATGGACATCCCATCGCCTGGTACCAGGAATTTGAGGGTGGGAAGGTTTTTTACACGGCATTGGGCCACACCAGGGAAAGCTACAGCGAGCAAGCCTTCCTGGAACACCTGGAAGGAGGTATCCGCTCGGTAATGAAATAA
- a CDS encoding sugar phosphate isomerase/epimerase family protein, with amino-acid sequence MTTRRSFLKQASLIAPAIMFAPDLVWAAKKKSLPVGIQLYTLRELIGKDPKGVIEKVAAAGYKEVELFGYNGGKFFGMPVADFAALLKANGLNAPSGHYMPQKFLYEDTDAGNAEMKELIGAAAAMKHTYLTIPWLHPDKRSTIDGYKRLAAQLNKAGEWCKQANLQLAYHNHDFEFATIDGQTGYNILLNETDKDLVKFELDIYWASFSGVDVIDLFRKNSGRIHMWHVKDMDKNDRKLNTEIGNGTIDYKPIFAQAKLSGLKHIFVEQENNYAPDPIGSIGKSCQFIKQSLLKK; translated from the coding sequence ATGACAACACGTAGATCATTTCTAAAGCAGGCAAGCCTGATTGCGCCAGCCATAATGTTCGCTCCTGACCTTGTTTGGGCGGCCAAGAAAAAGTCCCTTCCCGTAGGTATCCAATTGTATACACTCCGAGAATTGATCGGGAAGGATCCAAAAGGCGTTATTGAGAAAGTTGCGGCTGCAGGATATAAGGAAGTTGAGTTGTTCGGGTATAACGGTGGTAAATTCTTTGGCATGCCCGTTGCTGATTTTGCAGCCCTCCTGAAGGCAAATGGATTGAATGCACCCAGTGGGCACTATATGCCCCAAAAGTTCCTGTATGAGGATACCGATGCCGGCAATGCAGAAATGAAGGAACTGATTGGTGCTGCTGCCGCTATGAAGCATACCTACCTCACTATTCCCTGGTTGCATCCCGATAAAAGGAGTACCATTGATGGATATAAGCGCCTGGCTGCCCAATTGAACAAGGCAGGTGAGTGGTGCAAGCAGGCTAACCTTCAATTGGCCTACCATAACCATGATTTTGAATTTGCAACCATTGATGGCCAGACAGGCTATAATATACTGCTTAATGAAACAGATAAGGACCTGGTGAAATTTGAGCTGGATATTTACTGGGCTTCTTTCTCAGGGGTGGATGTTATTGACCTGTTCCGGAAGAATTCCGGTCGGATCCATATGTGGCATGTGAAGGACATGGATAAGAATGACCGTAAACTGAATACGGAAATTGGTAATGGAACCATTGATTACAAGCCAATTTTCGCACAGGCAAAGCTGTCCGGCCTGAAACATATTTTTGTTGAACAGGAAAACAACTATGCCCCTGATCCAATTGGAAGTATTGGGAAAAGCTGCCAGTTTATCAAGCAATCATTATTGAAGAAATAA
- the rpsG gene encoding 30S ribosomal protein S7: MRKAQAKKLPLAPDAKYNDKLVTRFVNNLMWQGKKSIAFEIFYNALDKVAKTTGEDGYEIWKKALANVTPAVEVRSRRIGGATFQIPSEVRPDRKVSLSMKWLIRYSRERNGRSMADKLANEIVAASKGEGGAFKKKEDTHRMAEANKAFSHFRV; this comes from the coding sequence ATGAGGAAAGCGCAAGCCAAAAAATTACCGCTGGCACCTGATGCTAAGTATAATGACAAACTGGTTACCCGTTTTGTAAATAACCTGATGTGGCAAGGCAAGAAGAGCATTGCTTTTGAAATATTCTATAACGCCCTGGATAAAGTTGCCAAGACTACCGGTGAAGATGGGTATGAAATTTGGAAGAAGGCCCTGGCAAATGTAACCCCTGCTGTTGAAGTACGCAGCCGTCGTATCGGTGGTGCTACCTTCCAGATCCCTTCTGAGGTTCGTCCTGACAGGAAGGTATCCCTGAGCATGAAGTGGTTGATCCGTTACAGCCGCGAGCGTAACGGCCGCAGCATGGCAGACAAGCTGGCTAACGAGATCGTAGCTGCCAGCAAGGGTGAAGGTGGTGCTTTCAAAAAGAAGGAAGATACCCACCGTATGGCTGAAGCCAACAAGGCATTCTCACACTTCCGTGTGTAA
- the rpsL gene encoding 30S ribosomal protein S12, with the protein MPTIQQLVRKGREIIKAKSKSRALDACPQRRGVCTRVYTTTPKKPNSALRKVAKVRLTNKVEVIAYIPGEGHNLQEHSIVLIRGGRVKDLPGVRYHIVRGSLDTAGVKDRKQSRSKYGTKRDKQAGKK; encoded by the coding sequence ATGCCTACAATTCAGCAATTAGTAAGAAAAGGTAGAGAAATTATCAAGGCTAAGAGCAAGTCCAGAGCCCTGGATGCATGCCCTCAACGTCGTGGTGTTTGTACCCGCGTTTACACTACAACTCCTAAGAAGCCTAACTCCGCATTGCGCAAGGTTGCCAAGGTGCGTTTGACCAACAAGGTAGAGGTTATCGCCTACATCCCCGGTGAAGGTCACAACCTGCAGGAACACTCAATCGTACTGATCCGCGGTGGTCGTGTTAAGGATTTGCCAGGTGTACGTTATCATATCGTACGTGGTAGCCTCGACACTGCCGGTGTTAAGGACAGGAAGCAGAGCCGTTCTAAGTACGGTACCAAGAGAGATAAACAAGCTGGTAAAAAATAA